One genomic segment of Intestinimonas butyriciproducens includes these proteins:
- a CDS encoding SPFH domain-containing protein yields the protein MHPFAALGTFLVPVVLIVLVILILAANIKVVQQSKAYVVERLGAFHSVWGVGIHFKLPFLEKVAKVVSLKEQVVDFAPQPVITKDNVTMQIDTVIYFQITDPKLYTYGVEHPMSAIENLTATTLRNIIGELELDQTLTSRDIINSKMRALLDEATDPWGIKVGRVELKNIIPPREIQDAMEKQMKAERERRESILQAEGQKQSQILVAEGEKQSLILRAEAAKEAAIKKAEGEAEAIRKVQEATAEAIKLLNEANASDAVVKLKALEAFQTAADGKATKIIIPSEIQGLAGLCASAKALLEPDGRPTDTKK from the coding sequence ATGCATCCATTTGCCGCCCTGGGCACCTTTCTGGTGCCTGTCGTGCTGATCGTACTGGTAATTCTGATCCTGGCCGCCAACATCAAGGTGGTCCAGCAGTCCAAGGCCTATGTGGTGGAGCGCCTGGGCGCGTTCCATTCCGTCTGGGGCGTGGGCATCCACTTCAAGCTCCCCTTCCTGGAAAAGGTGGCCAAGGTGGTCTCCCTGAAGGAGCAGGTGGTGGACTTTGCCCCTCAGCCGGTCATTACCAAGGATAATGTGACCATGCAGATCGACACGGTCATCTACTTTCAGATTACCGACCCCAAGCTCTACACCTATGGCGTAGAGCACCCCATGAGCGCCATTGAGAACCTCACCGCAACCACGCTGCGGAACATCATCGGCGAGTTGGAACTGGACCAGACGCTGACCAGCCGCGACATCATCAATTCCAAAATGCGGGCCCTGCTGGATGAGGCCACCGACCCCTGGGGCATCAAGGTGGGCCGCGTGGAGCTTAAGAACATCATCCCGCCCCGGGAGATCCAGGACGCCATGGAGAAGCAGATGAAGGCCGAGCGTGAGCGCCGGGAATCCATCCTTCAGGCCGAGGGACAGAAGCAGAGCCAGATCCTGGTGGCCGAGGGCGAGAAGCAGTCCCTCATCCTCCGGGCTGAGGCGGCCAAGGAGGCCGCCATCAAGAAGGCCGAAGGCGAGGCAGAGGCCATCCGAAAGGTCCAGGAGGCCACCGCCGAGGCCATCAAGCTCCTCAACGAGGCCAATGCCAGCGACGCCGTGGTGAAGCTCAAGGCACTGGAGGCGTTCCAGACCGCCGCAGACGGAAAGGCCACCAAGATCATCATCCCATCCGAGATCCAGGGCCTGGCCGGACTGTGTGCGTCCGCCAAGGCGCTGCTGGAGCCGGACGGCAGACCCACCGACACAAAGAAATAA
- a CDS encoding NfeD family protein has product MNMSLFWLIALILFGVLEAVTVGLTSIWFAVGALAALVACAADAPMLVQVVVFLGVSFLTLLLVRPMAQKYVNDRHVATNADRVIGREAVVIQKIDNLEGQGQVSVSGAVWTARSQEDQVIPVGERVRVLRIEGVKVYVTPASGPVEPSEE; this is encoded by the coding sequence ATGAACATGAGCCTGTTCTGGCTCATCGCCCTCATCCTGTTCGGCGTTTTGGAGGCGGTTACGGTGGGCCTGACGTCCATCTGGTTTGCCGTAGGGGCCCTGGCCGCTCTCGTGGCCTGTGCCGCAGACGCGCCGATGCTGGTGCAGGTCGTCGTCTTCCTGGGGGTGTCGTTCCTCACCCTGCTGCTGGTCCGCCCCATGGCGCAGAAGTACGTCAATGACCGGCATGTGGCCACCAATGCAGACCGGGTCATCGGCAGGGAGGCCGTGGTCATCCAGAAGATCGACAACCTGGAGGGGCAGGGACAGGTCTCCGTGTCCGGGGCGGTATGGACCGCCCGCAGTCAGGAGGATCAGGTCATCCCCGTGGGGGAGCGGGTCCGGGTCCTCCGCATCGAGGGAGTCAAGGTCTACGTTACGCCAGCATCCGGCCCGGTCGAGCCGTCTGAAGAGTAA
- a CDS encoding THUMP domain-containing class I SAM-dependent RNA methyltransferase, whose amino-acid sequence MMEHLELAVPTLFGLEGLAAEELRRLGLTDVRPENGRVLCGARAADIPRLNLNLRTGERVLLVLGSFPAGDFDALFEGTRALPWEDLIPRNGAFPVKGHCLNSALHAVPACQAIIKKAVAARLGGAYGLDKLPETGPLYQIQFSLMKDTAVLMLDTTGPGLHKRGYRAVGVTAPLRETLAAAMVLLSKYRGRDPFCDPFCGSGTIAIEAALIAKNRAPGLDRSFSAQKWGFLPSGAWMDAADEAMDREFDGSYDIWGGDIDPKAVSIARSNAEKAGVEDLVRFEVADALRFRREAPYGRLVTNPPYGERILEKREAEELYREFGRAFRSLPDGWTLSLLSSHTEFERTFGRTADKRRKLYNGMIKCDLFLYGKRGVRYEKGKK is encoded by the coding sequence ATGATGGAACATCTGGAATTGGCCGTACCCACTCTGTTCGGGCTGGAGGGGCTTGCGGCGGAAGAGCTGCGCCGCCTGGGCCTGACCGACGTACGCCCGGAAAATGGTCGGGTCCTCTGCGGGGCCCGTGCGGCGGACATTCCCCGCCTCAATCTAAATCTTCGCACCGGAGAACGGGTGCTCCTCGTGCTGGGCTCCTTCCCCGCCGGGGACTTCGATGCCCTTTTCGAGGGGACCCGCGCCCTCCCCTGGGAGGATCTCATCCCCCGGAACGGGGCCTTCCCGGTGAAGGGCCACTGTCTCAACTCCGCCCTCCACGCTGTTCCCGCCTGTCAAGCTATCATTAAAAAGGCCGTGGCGGCCCGGCTGGGCGGCGCTTATGGATTGGACAAGCTGCCCGAGACCGGCCCTCTCTATCAGATCCAGTTCTCCCTCATGAAGGACACCGCCGTCCTCATGCTGGACACCACTGGCCCCGGCCTCCACAAACGGGGCTATCGGGCGGTGGGCGTCACGGCGCCTCTGCGGGAGACTCTGGCCGCCGCCATGGTGCTCCTCTCCAAATACCGGGGCCGCGATCCTTTCTGCGACCCCTTTTGCGGTTCCGGCACTATTGCCATCGAGGCCGCCCTCATCGCCAAAAACCGCGCTCCCGGCCTGGACCGCTCCTTTTCCGCACAGAAGTGGGGCTTTCTTCCCTCTGGGGCCTGGATGGACGCCGCAGACGAGGCCATGGACCGGGAATTTGACGGGTCCTACGACATCTGGGGCGGGGATATCGACCCCAAGGCGGTGTCCATCGCCCGTTCCAACGCTGAAAAGGCCGGCGTGGAGGATCTGGTCCGCTTCGAGGTGGCGGACGCCCTCCGGTTCCGCCGTGAGGCCCCCTACGGCCGGCTCGTCACCAACCCTCCCTACGGCGAACGTATCCTAGAGAAGCGGGAGGCTGAGGAGCTCTATCGGGAATTCGGCCGGGCCTTCCGCTCTCTGCCCGACGGCTGGACCCTGTCCCTGCTCTCGTCCCACACGGAGTTTGAGCGCACCTTCGGCCGCACCGCCGATAAAAGGCGCAAATTATACAACGGTATGATAAAATGCGATCTGTTCCTGTACGGAAAGCGAGGCGTACGATATGAGAAAGGCAAAAAGTAA
- a CDS encoding WG repeat-containing protein, translating into MRKAKSNPGRKLAALVLSCAAVVSAAVAAPIVYGYQEGLAQATENGLWGFVDTTGSVVVPIRYQSVLDFTLGTALVRTNNKMGLIRQDGAYLLQPEYDTLENLGYGLYLAQKGDQWGVVSILAFPDGQGGETWEFYPIAYDAVRVDRVDGLDVLVFATGGVDTMVSLSSLPSLMAQRQVPSAQFPLIKGRLPSFSDVGPRDWFAVWVDIAYNVSLMQGTGNGAFSPNQTLTVAEALKLAAFMESQSRGDSFHLQPITGTPWYRSSVAYCEASGVISPGEFDDYERPVTRAEMARIFAATTLGRSIPERNSLAQVKASVPDVKAGDYAADAIFSLYAKGILSGTDAGLTFRPADSLTRAEAAAIVSRMARAEQRITLWPSAYRSAAADTAPESAPAVTA; encoded by the coding sequence ATGAGAAAGGCAAAAAGTAATCCGGGCCGCAAGCTGGCCGCTCTGGTCCTCTCCTGCGCTGCGGTGGTTTCCGCCGCCGTCGCGGCCCCTATCGTATACGGTTACCAAGAGGGCCTGGCCCAGGCGACAGAGAACGGCCTGTGGGGCTTTGTAGACACCACCGGCAGCGTCGTCGTCCCCATCCGCTATCAGTCGGTCCTGGACTTCACGCTGGGCACCGCCCTGGTCCGCACAAACAATAAAATGGGGCTCATCCGCCAGGACGGCGCCTATCTGCTCCAGCCGGAGTACGACACGCTGGAGAACTTGGGCTATGGGCTGTATCTTGCCCAGAAAGGGGACCAATGGGGCGTGGTGAGCATCCTCGCTTTCCCCGACGGCCAGGGGGGCGAGACATGGGAATTTTATCCCATCGCCTACGATGCCGTCCGGGTGGACCGGGTAGACGGGCTGGATGTTCTGGTCTTCGCCACCGGCGGCGTGGACACGATGGTGTCCCTCTCCAGTCTCCCCTCCCTCATGGCCCAGCGGCAGGTACCTTCCGCCCAGTTCCCGCTGATCAAGGGCCGCCTTCCCTCCTTCTCCGATGTGGGGCCCAGGGACTGGTTCGCCGTATGGGTGGATATCGCCTACAATGTCAGCCTGATGCAGGGTACCGGAAACGGCGCCTTCTCCCCCAACCAGACTCTGACGGTGGCGGAAGCCCTAAAGCTGGCTGCTTTCATGGAGAGCCAGTCCAGGGGGGACAGCTTCCACCTCCAGCCCATCACCGGGACCCCTTGGTATCGCTCTTCCGTCGCCTATTGTGAGGCCAGCGGCGTGATCTCCCCGGGTGAGTTCGACGACTACGAACGCCCCGTTACCCGGGCCGAGATGGCGCGCATCTTTGCCGCCACCACACTGGGCCGCAGCATACCCGAGCGCAACAGCCTGGCGCAGGTTAAGGCATCCGTTCCCGATGTAAAGGCCGGGGATTACGCCGCCGACGCCATTTTCAGCCTGTATGCCAAAGGGATCCTCTCCGGCACCGACGCCGGCCTCACCTTCCGGCCCGCCGACAGCCTCACCCGCGCTGAGGCCGCCGCCATCGTCTCTCGTATGGCCCGTGCCGAGCAGCGCATCACCTTGTGGCCCTCCGCCTATCGCAGCGCCGCGGCCGACACCGCGCCGGAGTCCGCCCCGGCGGTGACAGCGTAA